A part of Acropora palmata chromosome 6, jaAcrPala1.3, whole genome shotgun sequence genomic DNA contains:
- the LOC141885002 gene encoding uncharacterized protein LOC141885002, which produces MNTRFGWTLSGPVENAPHSETHSVNLAATHVLQIDTGSYEMDVHEMELGAKLRTFWESELNRKKTLFWKHSKRQLLLRIRDMNLRQRRLQSLLKRLSREPELLKEYDRVIKDQLDKGIIERVDQSEEVQPCHQIHYLPHHCVVREDKSTTKLRIVYNASAKENGPEFNDCHHTGPHLTPDILDILIRFRVQPIALVADIEKAFLMIAIKKEGKDVLRFLWEDDVNSAEPKIVEYRFAQVVFGVPSSPFLLNATLLKHITSYEREDPEFVNWMLRSLYVDDLSLSLEDVDKAYELYLKSRERMAEGGFKWLTNSRPLMEKIKEMESQREFSIQTERANQLDEDDETYNRIMVSGLEERSGN; this is translated from the exons ATGAACACAAGATTTGGATGGACATTATCTGGTCCTGTCGAGAATGCACCTCACTCAGAGACTCATTCGGTCAATTTGGCAGCAACACATGTACTCCAAATTGACACTGGTAGCTATGAAATGGATGTGCATGAGATGGAGCTTGGTGCGAAACTCCGCACCTTCTGGGAATCGGAATTAAACAGGAAGAAAACTCTGTTCTGGAAACATTCAAAGAGACAGTTACTTTTAAGAATCAGAGATATGAA TCTCAGGCAAAGAAGATTACAGTCCTTGTTGAAGAGACTCAGCCGGGAGCCAGAACTACTCAAGGAGTATGATCGTGTCATTAAGGATCAACTTGACAAGGGAATCATTGAAAGAGTTGACCAATCTGAGGAAGTCCAGCCTTGTCATCAGATACATTACCTTCCTCACCACTGCGTTGTGAGAGAAGACAAGTCAACAACCAAGCTTCGCATTGTGTATAATGCgtcagcaaaagaaaatgggcCGGAATTCAATGATTGCCACCATACTGGACCACACCTAACTCCTGACATCCTAGACATTCTCATACGATTCAGAGTCCAACCAATTGCGTTAGTCGCGGATATCGAAAAAGCCTTTCTCATGATAGCCATCAAGAAGGAGGGCAAAGATGTTCTGCGCTTTCTGTGGGAGGATGACGTGAATTCAGCAGAACCTAAGATCGTAGAATACCGATTTGCTCAAGTCGTGTTTGGAGTTCCTTCGAGCCCCTTTCTTTTGAATGCAACACTCCTCAAGCACATCACTAGCTATGAAAGGGAAGACCCTGAATTTGTCAATTGGATGCTTCGCTCGTTGTATGTAGATGATCTGAGTTTAAGCCTTGAGGATGTAGACAAGGCATACGAACTCTACCTCAAGTCAAGAGAAAGGATGGCTGAAGGAGGATTTAAATGGCTGACCAATTCCAGACCCCTAATGGAGAAGATCAAGGAAATGGAATCTCAGAGGGAATTCAGTATCCAAACAGAAAGGGCGAATCAgcttgatgaagatgatgagaCATACAATAGAATCATGGTCAGCGGTCTTGAAGAGAGGTCTGGGAACTAA
- the LOC141885003 gene encoding uncharacterized protein LOC141885003 encodes MPTKRNVFRVVASFNDAMGLISPIIVQLKILLQDICKANYHWDVKLDSELTTRWMKLISELGQVNVFQIPRRVTSKPDTKEFVYELEAFGDASSSAYAVVVYLVIKSRFSTPVRLIASKTCVAPLRKQTIPRLELLVGLILARLTAWIKTTLEQCLVDRLK; translated from the coding sequence ATGCCCACAAAACGGAACGTTTTCAGAGTCGTAGCAAGTTTCAATGATGCTATGGGCTTGATCTCACCAATTATTGTACAACTGAAGATTCTTCTGCAAGATATCTGCAAGGCAAACTACCACTGGGATGTAAAACTTGACTCAGAACTGACAACTCGATGGATGAAGTTAATATCAGAGTTGGGGCAGGTGAATGTCTTTCAGATACCTAGACGTGTCACTTCCAAACCTGATACTAAGGAATTTGTCTATGAGCTGGAGGCTTTCGGTGACGCCTCATCCTCAGCCTATGCAGTGGTGGTCTACTTGGTGATCAAATCCCGATTTAGTACTCCGGTCCGATTGATTGCATCAAAAACTTGCGTTGCCCCACTAAGGAAGCAGACCATCCCGAGGTTGGAGCTCCTGGTGGGGCTAATACTGGCACGATTAACTGCATGGATCAAGACTACACTGGAACAGTGTCTTGTTGACAGACTCAAATAA
- the LOC141885004 gene encoding uncharacterized protein LOC141885004, whose protein sequence is MATNGLQPIPLFQPKADPTNQWTQWIERFNTYLVASNIKDTGCKRALLLYQAGPEVHEIFKTLLETGDEKDYDSAVKALTTYFEPDKNKIHQTYMFHQAKQQDKETINEFHTRLRHIPKLCNFPDVDFEIKMQIVCNGTSSRLRKKAPKEPDYSLKDMLIDGRKSETSNAQASGLEENFKKLHVNQLEQKPATSSMCYSNCGFAYPHSKPCPSANSTCNSRGIRGHFSPVLKVKRKHK, encoded by the coding sequence ATGGCAACAAATGGATTACAGCCAATCCCTTTGTTTCAACCCAAAGCGGATCCAACGAATCAATGGACTCAGTGGATTGAGCGTTTTAACACGTACCTTGTAGCCTCAAATATCAAAGATACTGGCTGTAAGCGAGCACTGCTTTTGTATCAAGCAGGGCCAGAAGTTCATGAAATATTCAAGACTCTACTGGAGACGGGAGACGAAAAGGACTACGACTCAGCTGTGAAAGCCCTTACGACATATTTTGAACcggacaaaaacaaaatacaccaAACGTATATGTTTCATCAAGCAAAGCAGCAAGACAAGGAGACTATCAACGAATTTCATACACGATTGAGACACATACCAAAACTTTGTAATTTTCCTGATGTCGACTTTGAGATTAAAATGCAAATTGTGTGCAACGGTACCTCATCTCGCCTTCGAAAAAAGGCACCGAAAGAGCCAGATTATTCCTTAAAAGATATGTTGATAGATGGTCGAAAATCAGAAACTAGCAATGCTCAAGCTAGCGGAttggaagaaaattttaaaaaattacacGTTAACCAGCTTGAGCAAAAACCTGCAACGAGTTCTATGTGCTACAGTAATTGTGGATTTGCTTACCCACATTCCAAGCCGTGTCCATCAGCGAATTCAACATGCAATTCTCGCGGAATACGAGGTCATTTTTCGCCAGTTCTCAAAGTCAAACGAAAGCACAAGTGA